GGAGCTTATTGTCAGGGATAACAAGCGATTCCATCATTTTAGAGATGGAAAATGCTCATGCGGAGATTATTGGTAGAGTTACTACTCAAGTGTAGATACTCTGGTGCTGTCTTACTAGATTGTTTCTACCAAAATGTGGAGTTTCAAATCCATTATCAAAcagataaaatattaaaatctttTTGTTTCATCTAAGGATTGATCTATGTAGCTTCTCCGTTGTACATGTTGTTTAGGCTGCATATAATATAAGTTCCCACGAGCACAAGCGTGTAATGTTGAATCCTGAAGTACAGGCTGACCATTTTCTCTTATAAGTAATTCTGTTGATATATTACTGATTAATAAGATCCACAATCATATAGGCTTAGCTAAGTTGCATTATAATCATTAGACTATTAGGTTGCGGAATATAAAGATACAAAGTTATATTTGGCAGATGAGATAAGACATAGACAAAAACATTCTATCAAGAGACATTGAATAAGTGTATTTGTGCCTATCTTGGTAGAAAGGACACTAAAACACTAATGAaatatacaatttatttttttttttcttttattcttattaatttttcataattatactttttattattatatttttctttctaaatttttgaatgaaaaaaaatgagaatatattgaactttcataatttgttctaatttattattaaataaaatataagaacaataatttgtgttttgtttttagtatcttgTCTTGTTCTCAGTACCAAACACAGCTTTAGAGATTTAGAGTCATCAACGTTCAGACTTCAGaccaaagataaaaaaaatagacaaGCTCACTTGTACTTCTGATCTTTTCAATGTGATGCAGAATCATCAGTCTAATGCTTTGGTATCAGCGTGCAGATTTCATTGGATTGTAATTGTAAGATTAGATTATTGGAATTAGCTACTTATATTCAAATTATCTCTTGTAATTGAGATTACTTCAATTTCAATAAATGAATATATTCTTACCCAAAGAGAATACCAAATGGAGTACCAAATAGCCAACAAAAGTTGAATAGTAGTAGAAGTAGAAATCTGGCGCCAACGGGTGGTCAAAGGTAATATGAATCTGGCGGCTGCCAATAATATAATCCTCTGTGCTTGCACACTCAAAAAGTGcaaattatcttttatttgtaTATACATAGTTTGTGTCCTATCTCAACAACATATTATCTTCTCGTTACATCATGAAAACAATGGGATCTGCCACAAAGGATCATTCATTCCCTTGCAATCTGCAGAGAAATGCATGCTGTATCCTGTTTATGATGGAACATAATCTTCATCTCACAATGTACAACTCGAAAGAATGGAATGTGGTGCTAAAACAATGTGAATAGGATGAGGCCAAGAAACCTTTTTGAAGCCTATGAATTGAAGAGTTAGACAAGCGAAAATCTGAAAGGTAGCATCATCTGTTGCTGTTACTGTGTCTGCGACGATGGTTGGCTGATTCTTTTATTGGTTACCACTTCAACTGCAGCATCATCTCTTGATGGAACTCTCAGGTATGATTTCATGGTATCATAAACGGTAAACCCAATTGCCACTGATGGAACAACCTGAATTGCAAAAGAAAACATCAACTAGAAGGAATCTAACTGCTTATTGCTTTTTGCATTTTTGTTCACAAATCCtaaaaaggaaatagttaaaattaaaatggaaaCCAAACATGTTGTAAAGTTTTAGTTGCTCAAATATGCAATTAGTTTTCCCATCCCACCTTTATGTAATTGATGCTGAGCCCTGAGAACAGCTGCTTCCAGCCCTGATTTCGAGCAATCACAACAAGTGATTTCATAATCCCCTTCAGTTCTGCATTATCAGATGCCAGCAGAGTTTGAACCTAGCCAGAATGTTGTCAACTTTGTACTATGCATTATTTGATATCCATCTACAAAACTTTTCCAATGAACAAATGATTTAAGTTACCTGCATTTGCCTCCTAACAACTTCAAGAGGATATGTGAAGGTCTGCCCCAATAGACCTGCTACGGATCCACATGTGAGTTTCACCATAATGCTTTTCTTGTACTCCTCAGGGACATGGCGCTTCATTTCTTCGTAGAAGTAAAACTTCAAACCAGCATACGGGAATATTCCGACAAGAGTTGGAGCTGTTGCCAGGAGCAAGTTGTGAGAATATCATAACTATGAAGATACAGCACTACAGATATAAGCAGATTTGAGAGCATACCTACTCCCCTATAGAGACCTCTAATGCCACCTTCTCTGTAAGTTTTTGCAAAGCAATCTTGGATCCCTCTATAAACTTGTTCATTATGAACCATCCCTGAAACATTCAACTTTTCTGGACTAACAACCTGCAGTCACAGATAACATATGTCAATCAGGTTATCAAATTCTTGAGTTAACATGTAAATTCATCCGAATGAGTTTACAAATTTTTACCTAAGCTCAAGAGTTTATAGAGAACTCTCAAGTTTGATTTCTAAGACGGTAATCATATTGATCAGAATTCAGAAACTTTACCTGATAAGCTAACTTAGTCCGAATCAAGTCGAGAGGATACGTAAAAAGAACAGCCGTCCCTCCGGATAATGAGCCTGCCATGAGATCAAGGGTAGGGCCTTTCGAAACATCAGGGAAAGTAAGCATGATCCATCTGCGGTATTCCTCATAGGACATATAATGAAGTGCTGCATAAGGTATAATCCTTGCAACACTTGCTCCATTTCCTCTGCGATTCAataatgattaaattaattagacaGCTGCAGAAAATTTCTCAATTATATTCTCTCTCTACTTTCTTGTTTCAATGTGTTAGTTGCTGAGGTTCTTCTAAGTTCTACCTGTAGAAACCTAAAAAGCCTTCGGTCTTGGCAATTCTGCTGACTGATCCAACAAGTCCTGAGCTGTGAAACTCAGCTCTTCGAGTCTGCAAGGAATGACAACAGTAAATTACAAAAAATGGGGTAAAGAGAAGAAACCCATTTCACCATCAATTTTGaagcaaaaaataaatacaataaagaAGCAATCTTTCTAACTTTGAAGAGTAAAGGGTATCATAAAGAGACTTCATTTCTTGAAAAAAGGGATTAAAACCaatcaatcaaaatattcaaCAGTACGAGATTGGGGGATAGAAAATGAAGCAATGAAGTAAAGGTGAAATCTTTGGAAGAATATGAAGAGACCCAATTGATGAAAAGAGTTGAAAGGTAGAACCTGGAAGAGGATTTTGACACGTTCGAGTGGGGCAACGACGGTTTTGGCGAAACCACCCGCTGTGCCACCCGCAAGAAGCTCCTTAGCGAAGAGGGGCATGGAGTCCAAGACATCATCAACCACCATGGCTTTACCTTCTTCTGCTCCTCTTTTGATTCCCATTCAAAGAAGAGCGAAGAGAGAAGAACAAAAAGGGAAGGTTCTTTGGCTTGTTCTGTTGTGTTCTGTTGTTCTGTTTGGTAGTTTGAGTTAGGAAGAGGAACCACGTAGGTTGGAAAGGTCAGAAGAAGTTGCGTTGAATAATGGATTTGTAACTTATTTATGGAAAAGTATGAGGAACCAATACTCTTATTATACAATGCATACAATAGgggtgtaattgaaattaaaatttaattatggGTTACGAGgatttaattgaaattaaatttgaattatggttacaattattaattatgaaGATTTACTCATTTGAATGGTTTAAAAAATTAGGATTCGGTTTGACAATAACATAAACCATGATCATTCCTATTTGAGCGGCGCCGTCAGTAGCAAGGACCCAACCCATAACAGCCGACGTTAATATCTCAGTTTCTCACTGACTCGTGTGTGGTCAACTATAGTCTCTCCCGGAGAAGTCGAGTTCCGCACCGATGAACGCCCATAAGCGCATTCCGAGCGTGTGACTCCTGCTGGCGGCACCGCATCACGTCCTTCCCTGCGTGTGGCTCCTCCCGTCGTCTAATCGGGTTATTCACCATACAAGTTAAAAGAGTTAATAGTGTCTCTGTTTTGGAACGTTCATCCACCGCGTGCCAGTGAGTTGATGGCGTGTAAGGTGAGAATGGTTTGTTTAATATATCACCATGGATGcttatttatatatgttttagATGTTCATCGTTGCACAGGATATGAATGCGTTAATTAGTTAGGGATTAGTAATATGAAAAATTGAACACGCATGTATAGGCAATGTATTTGGTACACGAGATGAGTGGTTAGTTTAGAGGCTTTCCCCCATGAAGTGCTTGATGTATACAGTATAATATTATTAGTTCATTATATTGTGACATATAATAACATAAAACTAACTGGATTGGTATTGGTAAGTCTTTTCTTGTAGATGTAAGGTGAATAGAATAATAAGAGTTATTCATGATTAGATTCCGAATACATGCATGAGTATAAATCATAGATGCCATATGCATTAAAAATGCTAATTTAGTGACATTAGATTCATAAACTAGGTAATGATATAATaggttaaataaaataataaattcagtttCTATCAATATCGATGCATTTTTTTCCTAATTAATATGTGTAGAATAATGCGGTCCAGTTATACATCTGTATCCTTATCTATGGAGTTTGGTGAGGATTTTGTTAAATCTCATTTGCTAGTTGATTATTTAAATAGTTTACATGAATCTAGTTTTCGGTGTTTTTTTTGTGATTATAGGCCATGCCAAGATTGGATGTTACTGAGGTTGGAAGTGAAGAAATGGATACTTGTTACGAGGTTTGCATTTTAGTTTCGTCCTATATTATGATGCTTGGGACAGTAACCATCCTGAATGTACATTTGTTCGTTTATTTTGCGATTATAGGAGATGCCGCTTTTGGATCTCTCCCAGGTTGGAAGTGAAGAGATGGATCCTGGTCACCAGGTTTGTtctcaaatttaatttttttcggtgTCTTGAAACTGTAGGGTTGATTTAAACATTAacgtttttgtttttatttttttttttaaatttgatacttAGGTACCGGATCATGATGGCCTTCGAGAAGATGAAATACCTTGTGTTGGAATGCGGTTTGATCAATTGCAAATGGCTCACGAATTCTATGTGACATACGCAAAGAAAGTCGGGTTTGCCACTAAGATACGGACGACAACCTGTGATAAGCTCACAAATCAACCCATTAATCAAGCTATTCACTGTAATAGGGATGGGTTCCGTGTGTCTCGTGTCAAAGCCTCAACGCGGAAGAATAGGATCTCAGCCGCTGGGTGTAAGGCAAGGATATACGTGAAGTTTGACAAGGAGGCGCATGATTGGGTTTTCTTCAAGGTAGAGCTGAGTCACTCGCACCCATGTTCAGCGAGGAAAGCGGTGCATTACCATGAGTATAGGCAGCTGACCATGCATGCGAAGTGCGTGATCGAGGATAATGATGAGGCTGGGATTCGACCAAACAAGACTTTCCTAGCTTTGGCAAATGAGTCTGGGGGCCCATCTAATCTGGGATACTCAGAAAAGGATTTACGAAACTATATTACAGCTAGGCTCCGAACCAGCAACGTCAACGTTGATGTCAGAGAGATGATGAACTATTTCATGAGAATGAAGGACATCAATCCCAACTTCTTCTACGCGGTGAATTTGGATGATGACTGTAAATTTCGGGGTGCAGTATGGGTGGATGCAAGGTGTAGGGCGTCGTTCGAATATTATGGAGATGTTGTGTCACTTGATAGCACATACAGCACAAACAAGTATGGAGCATTTACTATggaattatttttctttcttttttttttcatagttTGGTCGTGATTGACGTTTGTTTTTTGTTGCTGTTTTTGTATGTAGGCATGGATTACCATTTGCGTCCTTCGTCGGTGTCAACCACCATGGTAAGTCGACCATCCTTGGTTGTGCTCTCCTTGGAAATGAGGAAATCCCAAGTTATGAGTGGGTTTTCCGCCAATGGGTCAAGTGCATGGGAACTGCTCCACAGCGGATCATCACCGATCAATGCAAATCCATTTTTTGTGCAATAAAAAATGTGTTCCCCGATACACGCCACCGGTGGTGCATCTGGCACATTACGAAGAAGTTACCGCACAAGCTTGGAGGTTATCGCCGGTACAGAGAGTTGTATGATGAGTTCAATGatattgtgtggaactctcgaACCGAGCAGTCATTTGAGGATAACTGGTATGAATTAATAGACGAGCACAACTTACATAACAACACATGGCTGTCAGGTCTGTTAGTGTACACTTATTTTTTGCTCGATGGTTGAAATATTTTCGTTAGGTGGCTATATATGATTTAATAAgaagtttctttttctttatgtagACCTCTTTGATGATCGACGCATGTGGGTCCCAATATACTTCAAGGGTGAATTTTGGGCTGCCATGAGGAGCACGCAAAGGAGTGAGAGCATGCACTCATTCTATGGAAATTTCTTACACAGTCGGACTAGCTTGGTCCAATTTGTTCACGAATATGACAATGTGCTTGGAATTAAGGAGCAAAGGGAACTGGAGGATGACGCAGCAGACTCGAGGGGGGTTATCCCTTGTGCAACGACCTCACCTATGGAGAAACAATTTCAGCAGGAGTACACTACCTGCATGTTTAGGGATGTTCAAATAGAGTTTGTCAAGAAGGCTAATTGTAGGGTCTCTGTTGTTGCTGAAGAGGGGCCAGGTGCATGCATGAAGGTTGAAGAGGAAATACTAGTGAATGAAGCTATTCTTTGCATTCCATACGACGTCCACTTCGAACGATCCACGCAGGAGGTTCGTTGTGAGTGCAATCTATTTGAGAGTTCAGGAGTGTTATGCTGTCATTGTCTTGCAGTCTTCCATTATTACAAGGTGTATAAAGTACCTAATCGATATGTTCTCTCTCGTTGGAGTAAGAACATAAAGCGCAAGCATACTTATGTCAAGAGTAGTCACGATGTCAGCCGGTCGGATGAGAGTCATGTTGCATTCAGGGGACTATGTGCACACTTCTACAATGTTGCTCAGGATTTTGTAAACGATGACGAAGAAACGGCCTTGCTTCATGCTGCTCTAGAAGAAACGAGAGCTAAGCTGACTGCTCACCGTGCCAAGAAGAGGTCCGAGAGTGTGGCGGACTCCCACAACAATATTGGCTCGACAAGTTTGAATGTTGCCACAGTGATGGACATCCAAGCCCCATCGAAGGTCAACACAAAGGGCCGCCCAAAGAGTAAGAGGCT
The genomic region above belongs to Arachis stenosperma cultivar V10309 chromosome 5, arast.V10309.gnm1.PFL2, whole genome shotgun sequence and contains:
- the LOC130979158 gene encoding mitochondrial carrier protein CoAc2; translation: MGIKRGAEEGKAMVVDDVLDSMPLFAKELLAGGTAGGFAKTVVAPLERVKILFQTRRAEFHSSGLVGSVSRIAKTEGFLGFYRGNGASVARIIPYAALHYMSYEEYRRWIMLTFPDVSKGPTLDLMAGSLSGGTAVLFTYPLDLIRTKLAYQVVSPEKLNVSGMVHNEQVYRGIQDCFAKTYREGGIRGLYRGVAPTLVGIFPYAGLKFYFYEEMKRHVPEEYKKSIMVKLTCGSVAGLLGQTFTYPLEVVRRQMQVQTLLASDNAELKGIMKSLVVIARNQGWKQLFSGLSINYIKVVPSVAIGFTVYDTMKSYLRVPSRDDAAVEVVTNKRISQPSSQTQ
- the LOC130981256 gene encoding protein FAR1-RELATED SEQUENCE 6-like, whose protein sequence is MRSSYTSAMPRLDVTEVGSEEMDTCYEEMPLLDLSQVGSEEMDPGHQVPDHDGLREDEIPCVGMRFDQLQMAHEFYVTYAKKVGFATKIRTTTCDKLTNQPINQAIHCNRDGFRVSRVKASTRKNRISAAGCKARIYVKFDKEAHDWVFFKVELSHSHPCSARKAVHYHEYRQLTMHAKCVIEDNDEAGIRPNKTFLALANESGGPSNLGYSEKDLRNYITARLRTSNVNVDVREMMNYFMRMKDINPNFFYAVNLDDDCKFRGAVWVDARCRASFEYYGDVVSLDSTYSTNKHGLPFASFVGVNHHGKSTILGCALLGNEEIPSYEWVFRQWVKCMGTAPQRIITDQCKSIFCAIKNVFPDTRHRWCIWHITKKLPHKLGGYRRYRELYDEFNDIVWNSRTEQSFEDNWYELIDEHNLHNNTWLSDLFDDRRMWVPIYFKGEFWAAMRSTQRSESMHSFYGNFLHSRTSLVQFVHEYDNVLGIKEQRELEDDAADSRGVIPCATTSPMEKQFQQEYTTCMFRDVQIEFVKKANCRVSVVAEEGPGACMKVEEEILVNEAILCIPYDVHFERSTQEVRCECNLFESSGVLCCHCLAVFHYYKVYKVPNRYVLSRWSKNIKRKHTYVKSSHDVSRSDESHVAFRGLCAHFYNVAQDFVNDDEETALLHAALEETRAKLTAHRAKKRSESVADSHNNIGSTSLNVATVMDIQAPSKVNTKGRPKSKRLGAALEKSIKKSARKRNKPDPPVVCPKPTQDVRFGGVVGHADPEQLGGFILVEQAGFMANHIGFELLCS